One window from the genome of Pararhizobium gei encodes:
- a CDS encoding MerR family transcriptional regulator, with translation MKELTISGLAREGGVGVETVRYYQRRGLIATPERNGFSGSGGGIRRYGDADIRRLRFIRSAQAAGFTLEQIGELLELDAGEDRDRARSLARERIAALDEKIADLQAARHSLHRLAEACGASSAGPCPIITAFDS, from the coding sequence ATGAAAGAACTGACCATTTCGGGGTTGGCACGTGAGGGCGGCGTCGGCGTAGAAACCGTGCGATATTATCAGCGGCGCGGCCTGATCGCGACACCTGAGCGCAACGGCTTCTCCGGTTCCGGCGGGGGCATCAGGCGTTATGGCGACGCCGATATTCGCCGCTTGCGCTTCATTCGCTCCGCCCAGGCTGCCGGGTTCACCCTGGAGCAGATCGGCGAATTGCTGGAGCTGGACGCGGGCGAGGATCGTGATCGAGCCCGCTCTCTGGCGCGGGAAAGAATAGCAGCGCTCGATGAAAAGATTGCCGATTTGCAGGCCGCCCGCCATTCGCTTCATCGGCTCGCCGAGGCCTGTGGAGCCAGTTCTGCCGGGCCTTGTCCGATCATCACGGCTTTCGACAGCTAG
- a CDS encoding efflux RND transporter periplasmic adaptor subunit, which produces MIPIRNWLIPAFLLLATSMYPAAAQEQQKAPVTVAKPVVRDVVDSDEFIGRFEAVDEVTIRSRVGGYLDQVDFKDGAMVKKGEQLFVIDQRPFKTAFDVATSSLEVAKSTLTFAQSEFARTEPLVQKGTLAVSVLDDRRRELRSAEANLRGAQASLARAELDLAYTKIIAPLDGRIDRRLVSVGNLVQADQTALTTIVSLDPIDFYFDVDERRLLNYARQARDHGSNLQEGGGSLDVFVTIADATEKPFKGKLDFAENRVDRETGTMRVRARFDNPDFILQPGLFGRIEVSASNTYKGILVPDDAVGSDQDQRVVYVVNEDGSFTTKPVRLGPTLYGYRVIRSGMTGDETIVINGLPRLRPGVIVEPKMVTLPPEAVGSESGQ; this is translated from the coding sequence ATGATACCGATCCGCAACTGGCTGATCCCGGCATTTCTGCTGCTAGCGACGTCTATGTATCCCGCCGCCGCCCAGGAGCAGCAGAAGGCACCGGTCACGGTCGCCAAGCCGGTTGTCCGTGACGTTGTCGACAGCGACGAATTCATCGGCCGCTTCGAGGCCGTGGATGAAGTGACGATCCGGTCACGGGTCGGCGGCTATCTCGATCAGGTTGATTTCAAGGACGGCGCAATGGTGAAGAAGGGCGAACAGCTCTTCGTGATCGACCAGCGTCCGTTCAAGACGGCCTTTGACGTCGCGACATCGTCGCTCGAAGTGGCGAAATCGACGCTGACCTTCGCACAAAGCGAATTTGCCCGCACCGAACCTCTGGTGCAGAAAGGCACGCTGGCCGTCTCCGTGCTCGACGACCGGCGCCGGGAATTGCGATCGGCCGAAGCCAATCTGCGGGGTGCGCAGGCAAGTCTGGCACGTGCCGAACTCGATCTTGCCTATACCAAGATCATCGCCCCGCTGGATGGCCGCATCGACCGCCGGCTGGTCTCGGTTGGAAATCTGGTGCAGGCCGACCAGACGGCGCTGACGACGATCGTGTCGCTCGACCCCATCGACTTCTACTTCGATGTCGATGAGCGCCGGCTGTTGAACTATGCCCGCCAGGCGCGCGACCATGGCAGCAATCTGCAGGAGGGCGGCGGTTCGCTGGATGTGTTCGTCACGATCGCCGACGCCACCGAAAAGCCGTTCAAGGGAAAACTGGATTTTGCTGAGAACCGGGTCGATCGCGAGACGGGAACGATGCGCGTGCGTGCGCGCTTCGACAATCCGGATTTCATTCTTCAGCCCGGCCTGTTCGGCCGCATCGAGGTGTCCGCCTCCAATACCTACAAGGGTATTCTCGTTCCAGACGATGCTGTCGGCTCCGACCAGGACCAGCGCGTCGTCTATGTCGTCAACGAGGATGGCAGTTTCACGACAAAGCCGGTCCGCCTTGGCCCGACGCTTTACGGCTATCGCGTCATCCGTAGCGGCATGACCGGCGATGAAACCATCGTCATCAATGGCCTGCCCCGTTTGCGTCCCGGCGTGATTGTTGAGCCCAAGATGGTCACCCTGCCACCGGAAGCCGTTGGCTCGGAGAGCG
- a CDS encoding glutaredoxin, whose product MLDNVSKKATLHRMVMDSHVCPYGLKAKDLLERKGYTVEDRWLTSREETDAFKAQHNVKTTPQTFIGGQRIGGYDDLRRHFGKVVHDPKAVSYRPVIAVFAVTALMALATSYAAYGTILTFRAGEWFIAFSMAVLAILKLQNIETFSTMFLNYDLLAKRWVRYGYIYPFAEAGAGILMIAGTLNWLSIPVALFIGTIGAVSVFKAVYIDKRELKCACVGGSSNVPLGFVSLTENVMMVAMALWMLATIIWGTGEGHLMSLMREASAVLPV is encoded by the coding sequence ATGCTCGACAATGTCTCCAAGAAAGCCACCCTTCATCGGATGGTGATGGACAGCCATGTCTGCCCTTACGGCCTGAAAGCAAAGGACCTTCTCGAGCGGAAGGGCTACACGGTGGAGGATCGCTGGCTGACCTCGCGCGAAGAAACCGACGCTTTCAAGGCGCAGCACAATGTCAAGACGACGCCGCAGACGTTTATCGGCGGCCAGAGGATCGGTGGTTATGACGACCTGCGCCGGCACTTCGGCAAGGTGGTGCACGATCCGAAGGCCGTCAGCTATCGCCCCGTCATTGCCGTGTTCGCGGTGACGGCCCTGATGGCCCTTGCCACCAGCTATGCCGCTTACGGCACAATTTTGACCTTTCGTGCCGGCGAGTGGTTCATCGCCTTCAGCATGGCCGTACTCGCCATTTTGAAGCTTCAGAATATCGAAACCTTCTCAACGATGTTCCTCAACTACGATCTGCTCGCCAAACGATGGGTGCGCTATGGCTATATCTACCCTTTCGCGGAAGCCGGGGCAGGAATCCTGATGATCGCGGGAACGCTCAACTGGCTGTCCATCCCCGTTGCGCTGTTCATTGGAACCATCGGCGCCGTCTCCGTCTTCAAAGCCGTCTATATCGACAAACGGGAACTGAAATGCGCCTGCGTCGGCGGCAGCAGCAATGTGCCGCTGGGCTTCGTGTCTCTGACCGAGAACGTCATGATGGTCGCGATGGCCTTGTGGATGCTCGCAACGATCATCTGGGGTACCGGCGAGGGGCATCTCATGAGCCTGATGCGAGAAGCGTCGGCCGTTCTGCCGGTTTGA
- a CDS encoding pyridoxamine 5'-phosphate oxidase family protein, producing MEKIVFCMLTTRSESGELRARPMAAHVERMENAVYFLTDVESHKDDEIEREPEVCLAFADSKGQKYVSVSGRATVSNDREKIRDLFSTPSKAWWDNADDPSIRILKVEPQAAEYWDSPGTVVSYIKMFAAAVSGTRPDMGDNAKVEL from the coding sequence ATGGAGAAGATCGTGTTCTGCATGCTGACGACCCGTTCCGAAAGCGGTGAATTGCGTGCGAGACCAATGGCCGCCCATGTCGAGCGAATGGAAAATGCGGTTTATTTCCTGACAGATGTCGAAAGCCATAAGGACGACGAGATCGAGCGGGAGCCGGAAGTTTGCCTCGCATTCGCCGATTCCAAAGGCCAGAAATATGTTTCGGTCAGCGGGAGAGCCACCGTTTCGAACGACCGCGAGAAAATCAGGGATCTCTTCTCGACACCGTCAAAAGCCTGGTGGGATAATGCGGACGATCCCTCCATCCGTATCCTCAAGGTGGAACCGCAAGCCGCCGAATACTGGGATAGTCCGGGCACGGTCGTCAGCTACATCAAGATGTTCGCTGCTGCGGTTTCAGGTACGCGGCCCGACATGGGCGACAATGCGAAGGTCGAACTTTAG
- a CDS encoding DUF2161 domain-containing phosphodiesterase: METTLYRPIKCFLETAGYTVKGEIAGCDIVGLSAAEPPLVVICELKLSFNLELILQAVDRASAGDEVWIAARVSARGKGRESDRRYRDLCRRLGFGMLGVSDAGTVEILVSPVSPMPRKNPRKRSRLVDEHRRRKGDPAVGGSTRSPIMTAYRQQALSCAAALQSGTVHPRDMKEAVPKAGNILRDNVYGWFERIDRGIYGLTAAGAEALIRWPVNVPGETAE; this comes from the coding sequence GTGGAGACCACCCTCTACCGACCGATCAAATGCTTTCTCGAAACGGCCGGTTACACGGTCAAGGGTGAGATCGCCGGGTGCGATATTGTCGGGTTGAGCGCTGCCGAACCACCCCTCGTGGTGATCTGCGAACTGAAGCTCAGCTTCAATCTTGAGCTTATTCTGCAAGCAGTCGACAGGGCCAGCGCCGGCGATGAAGTCTGGATTGCGGCCCGTGTCTCGGCCAGGGGCAAAGGACGCGAGAGCGACCGCCGCTACCGCGACCTGTGCCGCAGGCTGGGTTTTGGCATGCTTGGTGTTTCGGACGCCGGCACCGTCGAAATCCTCGTCAGCCCGGTCTCTCCGATGCCGCGCAAGAACCCGCGCAAGCGATCGCGTCTGGTGGACGAGCACAGGCGCCGCAAGGGAGATCCGGCCGTCGGTGGCAGTACCCGGTCGCCGATCATGACTGCCTATCGGCAACAGGCCCTGTCCTGCGCAGCCGCCCTGCAATCCGGCACGGTTCACCCACGGGATATGAAGGAGGCCGTGCCCAAGGCAGGCAATATCCTGCGCGACAATGTGTATGGCTGGTTCGAACGCATCGATCGCGGCATTTACGGTTTAACGGCTGCGGGTGCGGAAGCCTTGATCCGATGGCCCGTCAACGTGCCAGGCGAGACAGCGGAATAG
- a CDS encoding HPP family protein, translated as MSLSKVPKARFRIFVPILAGATLRERLFACLGALIAIGLTGLISGYIFGQGPHLPLIVAPMGASAVLLFAVPASPLAQPWSIIGGNTISASMGILAAYLIRDPVIAIGVGVSLAIGAMSVTRCLHPPGGAAALTAVLGGPAVTGWGLLFPFIPVGLNSCILVGLGLVFHRLARRSYPHAAAKPVNTHQTADPPPSMRTGFDQSDVDAALAALDETFDIGRDDIGRLLRQVEQQVLGRIHGDVSCREIMSRDVVSIDLPATPAQAQALLLKHNIRTLPVRDGSGRLAGTVGLRELAKGNPGLEEAVSEVATAGPDDAALSLLPVLTDGRSHAVIIVDPEGQIVGLISQTDLLCALARILPASGPAQEMPASIPLSRLAR; from the coding sequence ATGTCCTTATCCAAAGTGCCGAAGGCTCGTTTTCGAATCTTCGTTCCGATCCTCGCCGGTGCGACTTTGCGCGAAAGGCTCTTTGCCTGCCTCGGCGCACTGATCGCCATCGGTTTGACTGGCTTGATCAGCGGCTATATCTTCGGCCAAGGGCCGCATCTGCCGCTGATCGTGGCACCCATGGGCGCGTCTGCGGTCCTCCTGTTTGCCGTGCCGGCCAGTCCTCTGGCACAGCCTTGGTCGATCATCGGCGGCAACACGATCTCGGCGTCGATGGGCATTTTGGCAGCCTATCTGATCAGAGACCCTGTGATCGCCATCGGAGTCGGGGTGTCGCTGGCAATCGGCGCCATGTCGGTCACCCGTTGCCTTCATCCCCCCGGCGGAGCGGCTGCCTTGACCGCGGTGCTTGGCGGCCCGGCTGTGACCGGGTGGGGGCTGCTCTTTCCCTTCATCCCTGTCGGTCTGAATTCCTGCATTCTCGTCGGTCTGGGACTGGTGTTTCACCGATTGGCGCGGCGCAGCTACCCGCATGCCGCGGCAAAGCCGGTCAATACGCATCAGACGGCTGACCCGCCTCCCTCAATGCGCACCGGCTTCGATCAATCCGATGTCGATGCCGCGCTCGCTGCCCTGGATGAAACCTTCGATATTGGCCGCGACGATATCGGGCGATTGCTCCGGCAGGTGGAACAGCAGGTTCTCGGGCGAATCCACGGTGATGTCAGTTGTCGCGAGATCATGTCGCGCGATGTGGTCTCTATCGACCTGCCTGCCACGCCGGCGCAGGCGCAGGCGCTTCTTTTGAAACACAACATTCGCACCTTGCCGGTTCGCGACGGGTCAGGCAGGCTCGCCGGGACGGTTGGCCTGCGGGAACTGGCAAAGGGAAACCCCGGACTTGAGGAAGCGGTAAGCGAGGTCGCCACGGCTGGGCCGGACGACGCCGCGCTTTCGCTTCTGCCCGTGCTGACGGATGGCCGCTCCCATGCCGTAATTATCGTTGATCCTGAAGGACAGATTGTCGGCCTCATCTCGCAGACCGATCTTTTGTGCGCGTTGGCGCGTATCCTGCCAGCGTCTGGTCCAGCGCAGGAAATGCCAGCGTCTATTCCGCTGTCTCGCCTGGCACGTTGA